The genomic window GGCGTGGTGCGGGTTGTGGGTGATCAGGATGACCCCGAGCCCCCGATCGCGCGCCTGGACAACGTACTTCAGCACCACCCCGGCCTGCTTCACGCCGAGTGCGGCGGTGGGCTCGTCGAGGATCAGCACCTTGGCGCCGTAATGCACGGCTCGCGCGATGGCGACGCACTGGCGCTGTCCACCGGACAGCGTGCCGACCGGCTGCTCCATGTCGCGGAGCTCGATACCCATGTCCGCCAACCCTTGTCGCGCAATCTCCCGCCCCTTCTTGCGGTCGAGCAGGCGGAAGGGGCCGCTGGTCGGCTCCGAGCCGAGCACGAAGTTGCGCCAGACGCTCATCAACGGCACCACCGCCAGGTCCTGATAGACGGTGGCGATGCCGTGATCCAATGCCGCACGCGGCGAGGACAATCGGACCGGCTGTCCGTCGATCCGCAGCTCGCCGCGGTCGTGCTGGTGCACGCCCGCCAGGATCTTGATGAGCGTCGACTTGCCCGCGCCGTTGTCACCGAGGATGCAGGTGACCTCGCCCGCGTTCACCACGGTGGACACGTCCTGCAGCGCTACGACGCCACCGTAGCTCTTGCCGATATCAACGGCCTCGATCAGTGGAGTTGGCCCACCCGTCGCCCGGCCGCCGCCGCTCATCGAATCGCTGCGCGATGCTTCACTCATCGGCGTACCCTTTCGGCTCGCTTCTGGAATCTGTTGTTGACCAACACCGCCGCCAGCAGCAGCACGCCGAGGAACAGCATGAACCAGTCACTGTCCCAGCGCGCGAACACAATTCCCTGCCGCGCCATGCCAAAGATCAGCGCACCGATCGCGGCGCCGATGGCCGAACCGAAACCGCCGGTCAGCAGACAGCCGCCGACAACCGCGGCAATGATGTAGTGCAGTTCGAGCCCGACTCCCTGATTGGCCTGCACACTGGTGAAACGCAGGATGCTGCAGGAGCCGACCACCCAACCGGCGAACGCGGTGGTCATGAAGAGCACGATCTTCGTCCGATCCGCCGGCACACCGACGGCACGCGCGTTCGTCAATGAGCCGCCCACCGCGAAGATCCAGTTGCCGAACTTGGTGCGCACCAGCACGATCGCGGCGATGGCGGTCAACACGATCCACCAGACGACCGAGGCCTGGATGCGAGCATCACCGATGTTCAACGTCGAGGCGAACACCCAGCCTGCCGAGTTGTAGCCGTCCGCGCTCCGAATCCCGGACACCTGAACGGTTCCGGTGACCAGCCGCGTGACGCCGAGGTTCAGACCCTGCAGCGCAAGGAAAGTGCCGAGCGTGACGATGAAACTCGGCAAACCCGTGCGCATCACGAGCCAGCCGTTGAACGCGCCGACGAGCAGCGCCAGTACCAGCGAGGCCAGCAGGGCGAACCAGACGTTCCAGCCCGCGTGCACCGCGAGCAACGCGGTAACCAGCGCGGTCGACGCGGTCATCACGCCCGCCGACAGGTCGAACTCCCCACCGATCATCAACAGCGCCACCGCGACCGCCATGATGCCGAGCGTCGACGAATCGTCCAGCCAGGTCGCGATGCCCAGCGGACTCAGGAAGCGATCGGTGATGATCGAGAAGAACACGAACACGAGCAGCGCGCCGAGCGCGGCACCGATCTCCGGCCGGACGACCAGCCGCTGCATCAGCGTCGGCCCCTTCGGTTGCGAGCCCGGCGCGGCCTCGGATGTTTTTGTGGCAACAGTCATTTCATCCACTCCTGACCTCAGCGCGTGCCCTGTGCCACGAGCGCGGCGACGGCATCGACGTTGTTCTTGTCGACGAAGGCCGGACCCGTCTGCACCGGTGCGCCACCACCGACGGTGTTCAGGTTCGTCCGGTAGGCCTGCAGCAACACCACGGGCAGATAGCCCTGCTCGTACTGCTGCTGGTCGACGGCGAACAACAGCTTGCCCGCGCGAATGGCCTCGACCACATCGGTGTTGAGGTCGAACGTCGCGACCGTCGCGCCGGACTGTGACTCCTTCACCCCGTCCACCGCACGGGCGGCGACCTGCGAATTCAGCGTCAGTACGGCGTCGATGGACCGGTCGGCCTCCAGTGCGCCCTTGATGCGGGACTGGGCGTCGGTCGGGTTGTTGATGTCCACCTGCAACGTCGTGCCGTTGCCGAAGGCCTTGGTCGCACCCTCGCACCGCTGGTTGGCGCCGATATTGCCCGCCTCGTGGATCACGCAGAGCAGCTTCTTGCGCCCGGAGTCGGCGAGGCGTTTGCCCGCCGCCTGCCCGGCCAGCGACTCGCTTTGCCCCACATGGCCGATGGCGCCGTACTTGCTGCTCTCGCTCTCGCCCGAGTTGATGGTCACCACCGGGATGCCCGCGGCTACCGCCTTTTCGAGCGAGGGCCGCAGCGCGTCGGGGTTGGCCATCGAGACGACGAGCCCGTCGACTCCCTGCGCGACCGCGTTGTCTATGAGCTTCGCCTGCTGGCCAGGGTCACCTGCGGAGTTGTATTCGACACGGACGCCGAGATCTTTGCCCGCCGCCTCCGCGCCGTTCTTGACGACGTTCCAGAAGGCGTCACCCGGACTGCCGTGCGTGACCACCGCTACGGAGTTCAATTTGCCTGCGGCCACCGGGGATTGGGTCGGTGCGGGCACGTCGGCGCCGGGTCCGCTGCAGGCGGCGAGTACCGTCGCGGCGGCGAGCCAGGGCAGTAGGCGGCGCGAGCGCTGCCACCCTCGGCGAACTCGAAGAGACATCGTTGTCATCACTTCCCACTAGATTCGTGCGGTGGCGAGGCCCGCGAGGTGGCGCAGGCTGCGTTCGGTATCCCGACTCGGCAACGCTGCCGAGTCGGTCGGCTGCAGGGCGGTGTCCTGCTCCATCACGTACCAGCCTCGGTAACCGGCTGCCTGCATGCCGTGCACCAGGGCGGCGATGTCGACATCACCCTCGCCAAGCGGAACATAGAGGCCACGCCGGACGGCCTCGCTGTATTCCATTGCGCCACCGCGTACTTCGTCGGCCACCGCGCTGCGGACATCCTTCAGGTGAATGTGCCCGATGCGCCCGGCATGTCGCCGCGCGAGCAGCACCGGGTCGGTGCCGCCGATCAGCAGGTGGCCGGTATCGAGACAGATGTCGAGGTCGGAATCGGCGAGGAAGCGTTCGACTTCCGGTTCGGTCTCCACATGCGTGCCGACGTGTGGGTGCAGCACCGTGCGCAGGCCGTGCTCGGCGGCGATGTCGCGGATCGCGGCGGCGGTGTCGATGAGCGTGCGCCACTCGGTTTCGCTCAGCCGCGGGCGAGCGTCGTACCCGCCGAGACCGGTCGCCGCGGCGAGCACGAGCACATCGGCTCCGGTCGCGGCGAACAACGCGGCGGTGTCCTTCGCCTCCGCGAGCGCGCGCTCCGGTTCGTCGTGCAGGACCAGCGCGAGGAACCCGCCCACCGAGGAGATGCCGAAGGTGCCGAGCAGCGACCGTAACTCGTCCGGGTCGCGCGGGAGGTAGCCCGGTGGGCCGAGTTCGGTCGCGGACAGGCCGAGCGCGGCCATTTCCGCGAGGACAGTGCGCGCGTCGAGCACGTGCCCCCAACCGGGAACTTCGCAGACTCCCCAGGAGATTGGCGCGGCCGCGATGCGCAGCGGGTAGAGCGGTTCGGTCATCAGGACTTCTCCGACCTTCGATGTCGAGTTGGAGCGCTCCAAGCGATTGGAGCGCTCCAACTATGTAACGTGGGTCATAGTGTGTCAAGAGGTTCACCGTTGTCCAGAATATCGCTACTACCAGGTAATATCCTGGCTTCCATGAGAAACGCCAGGAAACTCGGAGCCGAAGAATGTCCGGTTAGAGCGCTCTATTGATTAGCACTCGCCGACCTTGTAACGTCCGACACGGCACGGATCACCGAACCCGGAACGGAGGCGACATGGCGCGCCCGACCATGGAAGACGTCGCCGAGCGCGCCGGCGTCTCCCGCGCCCTCGTCTCGCTCGTCATGCGCAACTCACCGAAGGTGAGCGAGCATCGGCGCCGCGCCGTGCTGGAAGCCGCCAAAGAACTCGGCTATCAGCCGCACATCATGGCGCGCTCGCTGGCCAGCCGGACCTCGAACATCGTCGGCGTCATGGTCTCCGACCTACGCAACGCCTTCTTCGCCGACGTCGTCGAGGGAATGGACACGGCCGCCCAGGAATCCGGCCTCGAGCTGATCCTCAATACCGGCCGCCGCAGCGCGGCCCGCGAGCGCACCGCGTTGGAGAGCCTGCTCGCATTCCGCCCCGGCGGCATCATCCTGCTCTCCCCGATCCTGCCCGCCGCCGCCATTCGCGATGCGGCGCAACAGGCTCCGATCGTTCTCGTGTCCCGTGGCTCGGCCATCGCCGAGGTCGATACGGTCAACGACGACGGCGAAACGGGTGCCGGACTGGCCGTGGATCACCTTGCGTCCCTTGGGCATCGACGCATCGTGCACCTCGACGGCGGCAGCGCGTTCACCGCTCCGCCCCGCCGCAAGGGTTACCGCGCCGCCATGGAGCGGCACGGACTCGAGCCGATGGTCATACCGAGCGAACACACCGACTCCGCGGGTATGGCCGCAGTGCAGAAGCTGCTGAACCTCTTCTCTCGCGACAACTTCCCCACCGCCCTGGTCTGCGGCAACGACTTCAACGCCGTCGGCGCCATGTCAGCACTGGAAGAGGCTGGTCTACGAGTCCCCGACGACGTCTCCATCGTCGGCTACGACAACACCTCCCTCGCCGCACTCCGCCACGTCTCTCTGACGACCATCGACCAGCCACGCGTCCAAATGGGCCGCCTCGCCATCGAAGCACTCGTCGAACGCCTCCACGCCGACCGCACCGCCCCGGTCCGTCGCCGCCTACAACCTTCCCTTGTCGTCCGCTCGACTACGAGTACCCCGAGCAATTGAGCTGCACCTGCTTTCGAGCAGGTCCCCACCGCACGTCCGAATTTCACCAGGAGGAAAGTCGATGACATCCCACAAAGCCGTCACCCTCGGCCTCGCAGGCACCGGCCGCATCGGCACCTCCCACGCCGAAACCCTCAAAAACCTGCCCAACGTGGCCAACGTCCTCGTCGCCGACGCCGACCCCGCCCGAGCCCGCACCACCGCCACCAAACTAGGCGTCGAATTCACCCCCGACCTCGACACCCTCTTCGCCGCCGACCTCGACGGCCTCATCATCGCCACCGCCACCGACTCCCACCCCGAGTTGATCACCCGCGCGGTAGACGCAGGCATCCCCGTCTTCTGCGAAAAACCAGTAGCCGCCGACATCGAAGGCACCCTGGCCGTCCTGTCCCACATCCAAAACTCCACCGTCCCAGTACAAATCGGCTTCCAACGCCGCTTCGACGCCGGCTACCGAGCCGCCCGAGCCGCCATCACCTCCGGCTCCCTGGGCTGGCTGCACACCCTCCGAGCCACCACCCTCGACCCCACCCCACCCCCCGCCGACTACATCCCCCGCTCCGGCGGCATCTTCCGCGACTGCGGCGTCCACGACTTCGACATCATCCGCTGGGTAACCGGCCGAGAGATCGTCGAGGTCTACGCCACCGGATCCAACCAGGGCGACTCCTTCTTCACCGAAGCAGGCGACGTCGACACCGCCGCCGTCCTCTTGCGCCTCGACAACGACACCCTGGCCACCGTCTCCCTAACCCGCTACAACGGAGCAGGCTACGACGTCCGCCTAGAAGCCCTCGGCTCCAAGGGAAACGCCATCGTCGGCCTAGACGACCGCTCCCCCCTCACCTCCGTCGAACCCGACTACCCCGCCTCCCCCTACCCCGCCTACCCAGGCTTCATGGACCGCTTCCGCCGCGCCTACACCGACGAACTCGCCGCCTTCATCTCAGTAGTCACTGGAGAACTCGAAAACCCCTGCAGCCCAGCCGATGCCCTCGAAGCCTTTTACGTGGCTGAGGCCTGTGAACTGTCTCATAAAGAAGGGCGACCCGTACGCACCCCCGAAGTTCGACGTTGAGTCACCACAACCGACACTTGGTGCTCCACTAGGCGCCGCAGAACCGACAGCATCGGCGGACGGCGGCAACCACACCCGCTCACCGGACAGCAGACCCCCGCTAACACTCGCACCTCCGTCTCATCTCTACATAAATACGCAGGTAGCCGACATGATAGAGCTGCTTAAAGGCTCACCAGCCTAGGGGTTAGTCCATGCTGCTGGCTACCGAAGGTGGTTCGCGGACAGAGATTCGAGTGCCATCTGTCGGTGCCATGACATAACTTGGGCGATGCAGGCGAATGAGTAGGCACGAATGAGTTGAGCGGGCTCGTGGGCTCGAGGTGGTTGACATGTCAGTACAGATTAGCGGTGGTGACGTCGCGCGGCTCTTCGGTTCAACAGGGAAGGCTCGCAGCAGGCTGCAGCGGTGGAAGACACTGCCGGGACGCGAGTACGTGGCTGATGAGGTCCTTGGTCATGTCAGCTCTGCCATCTTCGACATCGAACCTGAAGCGATCCAGCAGCTCGAAACCGAGCATCCGCTCGGTGACTTGCGCGAAGATTTCGACAGCACAGTCCCTCTCATCAGAGACTGGCGCCCAGACTTCGCGTTCTCACATCTGTTTCACTTCTGTCTGGAAGACCTGGGCAGGGTCTTCAGCTGGCAAGAGTTCCGCGACGACTGGAGCGCAATGCCGACTAGGCGCCCGTGGCTGCGGGACCCTGCCAATGCGATGCAACGTCGGGCCGCAAATTTCCTCGTGGAACGAAAGGGCTTCGCTGAGGACAGGGCGCTGGCTGCCGCGCGGGCCGCGTTGCAGTGGCGCATCGGAGCCTTCTACTACTCATTCCTGCGCGAAGCCTACGCATTGAGCTGGCTTCGTAGGCAAGGCCTGCCCGCACTTTCCCATCCGCTCGCCGATGCACTCTTCCGCGCTGATTTGTGGTGCAGCACTGCCGTTGTCAGCATCTACATCGAGAACCCCCACTACCGAAGCGGCATCCAAGGTCGCAAACATCCGGCGCAGCACTACCTTGGAGATCAATGCCACTTCGACTTCGTTGACCTGCGAATGGCCAAGCCCGGAAAATTCGGTACCGTCGCGTTGCCCACCGATGAAGAGATGCAGATCTGCGCCAACACGCTGCGGGCGAACCTTCATGCCTAGCAAGAATCTCTACCGATGACCGCCGAGGACCACCAGATAGTGGACACCCGGCCCCGACGACATCGCCGAGACTGCCGACATCACCTCGCCGAGGGCCACGATTCTTGATCGCTGGAGTGGTGTAGCCGTTGACGTTGCCATTTCCGCTGCCCTGTCCAGGCGAAGAGTCCCCAGCGATCGGGCTCGTGGTATCGCGGAGGCCAGCAGATTGATCATCACCCGCTAAGTCGCGAACTGCTAGAGCAATGCAATCAGTGCAATTCCAACCAGTAGCGTCGTACCGAAAGCGGCGCCACCGCACAGAGCCGCCCTAGCGTGGCTAGCAGCATCTATACGGCTCAGTATTCCGGTCACCAGGCCGACGATGACCGCCACGGCGAAGGTAAGGCACAGGGACAGCACCAGAATCGGAGCTTCGTCAACCGACCTAGCCTCGATGCTGCTCGCTGCGAGAGCCGTTGAGATGAGCCCATAAGAATCGCTTGGATTGCTGAGGGCTGCCGCCTCCTCGCGCGTGAGATAGTCAAGTGGTTGAGTACCTGGCGTATGCGCGGCGACTACCTCGCCAACCGATGTGGTTACGCTATTCATGTGGGCTCCGTTCTAGTTCGTCTATGGAGGTAGGCCGGGGTTTCCATGGCTGTCCCCACCCCTTGCCCGGGTGGGGACAGCACCATTTCGCCAAGTCCGTGCAGGCACGGAAGATCTTGGCGGTCGGTACTGCTCGTGCTGAGGAACATCGCTTTGTACGGATCGCGACCACCCGCGAGTTCCACGAACATTCAAGGATGGGCTGGAACTAGGCGCGAGCGACAGGCACGTCAAGATGCCGTAGCAGCGCGCGTACGTCGGCGGCATCCATCCCGGCGCCGGCTGCTGGTTCCTCGTGTAGGTCAGCAAGTTGCTGGACTCCGGGGTCGTCCAGAATGCGGCCCATGAACTCGAGCTTTTCGTCAAGCCGCAGCTTCACCACTTCATCTACCGTGTTGCGGGTAGCTAGAATCGTCACCCTCGTCTCGGTGCCGGGGGCCAAGCCAAGGCGGTGGATGCGGTCCAGGCTCTGCAGGAAGCGTCCGGCCATGAAGTCCCGGTCCACGTAAACGGCATCGTGGCAAACGTGGTGGAGGCTAATACCCTCGCCGAGTGTGGCCGGGTTCGAGATCAGAACGTGGCAGTCAGGATTTTGACGGAAGCGACGTAGCTGTTCGTCACGGTCGAGGGTGCCGCCGTAAACGACGGCCGGGTTGTAACCCTCGAGCAGCTTCTCGAGAGTGGTCAAACTGCGTACGAACGTCGTCCAGACCAGTGTCTTACGGCCATGAGCGGCGTTGTCTGCGACGATTTGCAGAGTCTCCTGATACTTCGGGGAGAGCTCGTAGCTCGGCAGGTGCTGCAGAAGCTCGAACAGAGAATCGCTGGAAGATGGTTCCAGCGGCGGGAGCTGGTACTCGAGCGGTTCGTACTGGCTGGCCCCCTCCAAAAGCAGAGCTGGGCTGATGGCAGCCATCAGCAGCCGTAGCATCGCCCGGCCCAGTGCCTCGATTCCGCCGCGTGATCCTTCTGCGCGGGCAGAGAAGTTGCCCTTCAATGCCTCGTAGACCTCCGCGTGGAGCGGAGGCATTTCCACGTAACGGACCTTGGGTTCGAACGGTGGCAGACCGAGCTCGTGCTTAGTCGTTCGGGTGAACAGCGGGCGGAGCACCGAGCTGGCATAAGCCAAATCCCCGCCGCCGACGGCCTCTGTCACGACACGTTTGCCGTGGCCCGGCCATACGAACGACAGCAAATTCTCCAGGTCCCTCGCTCCGTTGGGGGCCGGCGTGCCGGTCAGGATCAGTCTCCTGTCTGCCAGTGGCCCGAGTGCCAGACACGCGGAGCCGTAAGCACCGCTGGCGCCGAGTTTCATCCGGTGAGCCTCGTCCAACACGACCATCGAGGGCCGCGACCGTAACCAGTCCGCCAAGCTGCCCAGTGAACGGTCGAGCCGCTCGTAGTTCACGATGCGAAGTTCCGCGAGGGGGTCATCCGAACCCCCTGTCATCGCGGTGCGCAGCGGTTCCTTGAAGCAGGTGGAGCTCTCGAACTCCCATGTTTCGTAGGCCGACTTCGGCCCAACGACCAAAAGTCGCTGCGCTTCTCCCCGCTCGCGCATCGCGGCATAGACCGCGAGCGCGACACGGGTCTTGCCGGCACCTGGGACGCTAAAGTTGGCGCCGTGGCGCAGGGACAATAGCCTGGCGATGTCCCGCTGCTGAAACGACGTCAGATCAGCGACCCACTCCGCGCCCAGCAGCCTGGCGACATCGGAGGGATGAACGGCGTAGGCAGTGCTTCCGGCGAGCTCATTATCAAGACTGCGCGCCACCGTGTCGGCGTCGTCGA from Nocardia iowensis includes these protein-coding regions:
- a CDS encoding sugar ABC transporter substrate-binding protein, which produces MSLRVRRGWQRSRRLLPWLAAATVLAACSGPGADVPAPTQSPVAAGKLNSVAVVTHGSPGDAFWNVVKNGAEAAGKDLGVRVEYNSAGDPGQQAKLIDNAVAQGVDGLVVSMANPDALRPSLEKAVAAGIPVVTINSGESESSKYGAIGHVGQSESLAGQAAGKRLADSGRKKLLCVIHEAGNIGANQRCEGATKAFGNGTTLQVDINNPTDAQSRIKGALEADRSIDAVLTLNSQVAARAVDGVKESQSGATVATFDLNTDVVEAIRAGKLLFAVDQQQYEQGYLPVVLLQAYRTNLNTVGGGAPVQTGPAFVDKNNVDAVAALVAQGTR
- a CDS encoding DEAD/DEAH box helicase; amino-acid sequence: MELRTLPAFKGDFAQLAARIATGGQRGPLSAEVNLDDFLVNLSELATWTHAGVDWDQDLVALVNGVLDDADTVARSLDNELAGSTAYAVHPSDVARLLGAEWVADLTSFQQRDIARLLSLRHGANFSVPGAGKTRVALAVYAAMRERGEAQRLLVVGPKSAYETWEFESSTCFKEPLRTAMTGGSDDPLAELRIVNYERLDRSLGSLADWLRSRPSMVVLDEAHRMKLGASGAYGSACLALGPLADRRLILTGTPAPNGARDLENLLSFVWPGHGKRVVTEAVGGGDLAYASSVLRPLFTRTTKHELGLPPFEPKVRYVEMPPLHAEVYEALKGNFSARAEGSRGGIEALGRAMLRLLMAAISPALLLEGASQYEPLEYQLPPLEPSSSDSLFELLQHLPSYELSPKYQETLQIVADNAAHGRKTLVWTTFVRSLTTLEKLLEGYNPAVVYGGTLDRDEQLRRFRQNPDCHVLISNPATLGEGISLHHVCHDAVYVDRDFMAGRFLQSLDRIHRLGLAPGTETRVTILATRNTVDEVVKLRLDEKLEFMGRILDDPGVQQLADLHEEPAAGAGMDAADVRALLRHLDVPVARA
- a CDS encoding LacI family DNA-binding transcriptional regulator; the protein is MARPTMEDVAERAGVSRALVSLVMRNSPKVSEHRRRAVLEAAKELGYQPHIMARSLASRTSNIVGVMVSDLRNAFFADVVEGMDTAAQESGLELILNTGRRSAARERTALESLLAFRPGGIILLSPILPAAAIRDAAQQAPIVLVSRGSAIAEVDTVNDDGETGAGLAVDHLASLGHRRIVHLDGGSAFTAPPRRKGYRAAMERHGLEPMVIPSEHTDSAGMAAVQKLLNLFSRDNFPTALVCGNDFNAVGAMSALEEAGLRVPDDVSIVGYDNTSLAALRHVSLTTIDQPRVQMGRLAIEALVERLHADRTAPVRRRLQPSLVVRSTTSTPSN
- a CDS encoding ABC transporter permease, which encodes MTVATKTSEAAPGSQPKGPTLMQRLVVRPEIGAALGALLVFVFFSIITDRFLSPLGIATWLDDSSTLGIMAVAVALLMIGGEFDLSAGVMTASTALVTALLAVHAGWNVWFALLASLVLALLVGAFNGWLVMRTGLPSFIVTLGTFLALQGLNLGVTRLVTGTVQVSGIRSADGYNSAGWVFASTLNIGDARIQASVVWWIVLTAIAAIVLVRTKFGNWIFAVGGSLTNARAVGVPADRTKIVLFMTTAFAGWVVGSCSILRFTSVQANQGVGLELHYIIAAVVGGCLLTGGFGSAIGAAIGALIFGMARQGIVFARWDSDWFMLFLGVLLLAAVLVNNRFQKRAERVRR
- a CDS encoding TIM barrel protein, producing the protein MTEPLYPLRIAAAPISWGVCEVPGWGHVLDARTVLAEMAALGLSATELGPPGYLPRDPDELRSLLGTFGISSVGGFLALVLHDEPERALAEAKDTAALFAATGADVLVLAAATGLGGYDARPRLSETEWRTLIDTAAAIRDIAAEHGLRTVLHPHVGTHVETEPEVERFLADSDLDICLDTGHLLIGGTDPVLLARRHAGRIGHIHLKDVRSAVADEVRGGAMEYSEAVRRGLYVPLGEGDVDIAALVHGMQAAGYRGWYVMEQDTALQPTDSAALPSRDTERSLRHLAGLATARI
- a CDS encoding ATP-binding cassette domain-containing protein is translated as MSEASRSDSMSGGGRATGGPTPLIEAVDIGKSYGGVVALQDVSTVVNAGEVTCILGDNGAGKSTLIKILAGVHQHDRGELRIDGQPVRLSSPRAALDHGIATVYQDLAVVPLMSVWRNFVLGSEPTSGPFRLLDRKKGREIARQGLADMGIELRDMEQPVGTLSGGQRQCVAIARAVHYGAKVLILDEPTAALGVKQAGVVLKYVVQARDRGLGVILITHNPHHAFPVGDRFLLLKRGTMLGSYEKTEIDLSELTRQMAGGAELDALQHELQRVVS
- a CDS encoding Gfo/Idh/MocA family protein; the protein is MTSHKAVTLGLAGTGRIGTSHAETLKNLPNVANVLVADADPARARTTATKLGVEFTPDLDTLFAADLDGLIIATATDSHPELITRAVDAGIPVFCEKPVAADIEGTLAVLSHIQNSTVPVQIGFQRRFDAGYRAARAAITSGSLGWLHTLRATTLDPTPPPADYIPRSGGIFRDCGVHDFDIIRWVTGREIVEVYATGSNQGDSFFTEAGDVDTAAVLLRLDNDTLATVSLTRYNGAGYDVRLEALGSKGNAIVGLDDRSPLTSVEPDYPASPYPAYPGFMDRFRRAYTDELAAFISVVTGELENPCSPADALEAFYVAEACELSHKEGRPVRTPEVRR